From a region of the Panicum virgatum strain AP13 chromosome 2K, P.virgatum_v5, whole genome shotgun sequence genome:
- the LOC120694841 gene encoding peroxidase 2-like: MASTTCCLSLLVLVALASVASAQLSSTFYDTSCPRALATIKSAVNAAVAKEARMGASLLRLHFHDCFVQGCDASILLAGNEQNDPPNLTLRGFDVIANIKAQVEAICKQTVSCADILAVAARDSVVALGGPSWSVPLGRRDSPKAASTSTVNQFLIPPTASLAELIKGYGDLGLNPTDMVALSGAHTIGQAHCPSYQDHIYNDTNINQAFATSLRASCPMTGGSNVMAPLDTATPTAFDNAYFKNLLSQKGLLHSDQELFNGGSTDNIVRNFASSPSAFSSAFVTAMVKMGNLSPLTGTQGQIRTTCSAANS; encoded by the exons ATGGCTTCTACTACTTGTTGCCTTAGCCTGTTAGTGCTGGTAGCGCTGGCCTCGGTGGCGTCGGCGCAGCTGTCGTCGACATTCTACGACACGTCGTGCCCCAGGGCCCTGGCCACCATCAAGAGCGCCGTCAACGCGGCGGTGGCCAAGGAGGCTCGCATGGGGGCGTCCCTGCTCAGGCTGCACTTCCACGACTGCTTTGTCCAA GGCTGTGATGCGTCCATTCTGCTGGCGGGGAACGAGCAGAACGATCCTCCGAATTTAACTCTGAGAGGCTTCGACGTCATCGCCAACATCAAGGCGCAGGTGGAGGCCATCTGCAAGCAGACCGTCTCCTGCGCCGacatcctcgccgtcgccgcccgcgacTCCGTCGTAGCG CTGGGAGGGCCGTCATGGAGTGTTCCGCTGGGGAGACGGGACTCGCCCAAAGCTGCAAGCACGAGCACGGTAAATCAGTTTCTGATCCCCCCTACAGCTAGCCTCGCCGAACTGATTAAAGGGTACGGCGACTTGGGCCTCAACCCAACCGACATGGTTGCCCTCTCAG GTGCTCACACGATCGGGCAGGCGCATTGCCCGAGCTACCAAGACCACATCTACAACGACACCAACATCAACCAGGCGTTCGCGACCTCGCTCCGGGCCAGCTGCCCCATGACCGGCGGCAGCAACGTCATGGCGCCGCTGGACACGGCGACGCCCACCGCGTTCGACAACGCCTACTTCAAGAACCTGCTGTCCCAGAAGGGGCTCCTGCACTCGGACCAGGAGCTCTTCAACGGCGGCAGCACCGACAACATTGTGCGAAACTTCGCCTCCAGCCCGTCGGCGTTCAGCAGCGCCTTCGTGACGGCCATGGTGAAGATGGGCAACCTCAGCCCGCTGACGGGGACGCAGGGGCAGATCAGGACAACATGCTCCGCCGCCAACTCCtag